In one Burkholderiales bacterium GJ-E10 genomic region, the following are encoded:
- a CDS encoding DNA helicase II encodes MNLVDDLNPQQRAAVTLPDEPALILAGAGSGKTRVLTTRIAWLIQSGRTTPAGILAVTFTNKAAREMQTRLEAMLPVNPRGMWIGTFHGLCNRLLRAHHRDANLPETFQILDTQDQLSAIKRLIKAANVDEERCPPRDLQYFINSAKESGRRASDLGGAGTDRRWVELYAAYDAQCQREGCVDFAELLLRSVELLTRHEAIREHYRSRFRHILVDEFQDTNTLQYRWLKLLAGLGGSEGGPTGVPIFAVGDDDQSIYRFRGANVGNMSDFQREYAVRHLIKLEQNYRSHGNILDAANHLIGNNARRLGKKLWTDAGAGEKIHLFEAGSDGQEAAWIVDEVRDLQGRGARLQDVAILYRSNAQSRVIEHALFNAGMAYRVYGGMRFFERAEVKHALAYLRLAANPDDDISFARVVNFPPRGIGARSLEQLQDAARQAGTSLFRAIGTLGGRAGANFAQFAAIVGVLQEAAGRVTLAELVAEALQRSGLNEHYRNERDGADRLENLAELINAATGFSAEQARDLAREIGLDPGLDAGRNPGSTAADSAGDEADPRSTLIAFLAHASLEAGDNQASAGQDALQLMTVHAAKGLEFDSVFLTGLEEGLFPHENSLSEADGLEEERRLMYVAVTRARKRLSLSYAQSRMLHGQTRYGLRSRFVDELPEALLQIRTPRRGTFFGAGMQDRAPWGRETSQARPAGAVRGRGEIAGGRSAPFARPMGEAAGMSGNGMPPRSPLQAGGAATAAAESHGLRVGQGVRHAKFGEGIVVRLQGNGTDARAQINFRSVGVKELLLSVAKLQPA; translated from the coding sequence ATGAATCTCGTCGACGATCTCAATCCCCAGCAGCGCGCCGCCGTCACCCTGCCCGACGAACCGGCGCTCATCCTCGCCGGCGCGGGCAGCGGCAAGACCCGCGTGCTCACGACCCGCATCGCCTGGCTGATCCAGTCCGGGCGCACGACGCCGGCCGGGATCCTTGCCGTCACCTTCACGAACAAGGCGGCGCGCGAGATGCAGACCCGGCTCGAGGCGATGCTGCCGGTCAATCCCCGGGGGATGTGGATCGGAACCTTCCACGGCCTTTGCAACCGTCTGCTGCGCGCCCACCATCGCGACGCCAACCTGCCCGAGACCTTTCAGATTCTCGACACGCAGGACCAGCTGTCGGCGATCAAGCGGCTGATCAAGGCGGCCAACGTCGACGAGGAGCGCTGCCCGCCGCGCGACCTGCAGTACTTCATCAACTCGGCCAAGGAATCGGGCCGGCGCGCCTCGGACCTCGGCGGAGCGGGAACCGATCGCCGCTGGGTGGAGCTCTATGCCGCCTACGACGCGCAGTGCCAGCGCGAGGGTTGCGTCGACTTCGCGGAGCTGTTGCTGCGGAGCGTGGAACTCCTGACGCGGCACGAAGCGATCCGGGAACACTACCGCAGCCGTTTTCGCCACATCCTGGTCGACGAGTTCCAGGACACCAATACGCTGCAATACCGCTGGCTCAAGCTTCTCGCGGGGCTGGGCGGATCCGAGGGCGGGCCGACGGGTGTGCCAATCTTCGCGGTCGGCGACGACGATCAGTCGATCTACCGCTTCCGCGGCGCCAACGTCGGCAACATGTCGGATTTCCAGCGCGAATACGCGGTCCGGCATCTCATCAAGCTCGAGCAGAACTACCGCTCGCACGGCAACATTCTCGACGCCGCCAACCACCTCATCGGCAACAATGCGCGGCGCCTCGGCAAGAAGCTCTGGACGGACGCGGGGGCGGGGGAGAAGATCCATCTTTTCGAAGCCGGTTCGGATGGCCAGGAGGCGGCGTGGATCGTCGACGAGGTGCGCGACCTGCAGGGGCGGGGCGCCCGGCTGCAGGACGTCGCCATTCTCTACCGCTCCAATGCGCAGTCGCGCGTGATCGAGCATGCGCTGTTCAATGCCGGCATGGCGTACCGGGTATACGGCGGCATGCGCTTCTTCGAGCGCGCCGAAGTCAAGCACGCCCTGGCCTATCTGCGGCTGGCGGCCAATCCCGACGACGACATTTCCTTCGCGCGAGTGGTGAACTTTCCGCCGCGCGGCATCGGGGCGCGCAGCCTGGAGCAATTGCAGGACGCAGCGCGGCAGGCGGGGACCAGCCTGTTCCGTGCGATCGGGACCCTGGGCGGCCGGGCGGGAGCCAATTTCGCGCAGTTCGCCGCGATCGTCGGCGTGCTGCAGGAGGCGGCCGGGCGGGTGACGCTGGCCGAACTGGTGGCCGAGGCGCTGCAGCGCAGCGGCCTCAACGAGCACTACCGCAATGAACGGGACGGCGCCGACCGGCTGGAAAACCTGGCGGAACTGATCAATGCCGCCACCGGATTTTCCGCCGAGCAGGCGCGCGACCTGGCACGCGAGATCGGGCTTGATCCTGGGCTCGACGCCGGGCGGAACCCCGGGTCGACCGCGGCCGATTCCGCCGGGGATGAGGCCGATCCGCGGTCGACCTTGATCGCGTTTCTCGCACACGCGTCGCTCGAGGCCGGCGACAATCAGGCGAGCGCGGGGCAGGACGCCCTGCAGCTCATGACCGTGCATGCCGCGAAAGGGCTGGAATTCGATTCGGTGTTCCTCACCGGGCTCGAGGAGGGGCTGTTTCCGCACGAGAACAGCTTGAGCGAGGCCGATGGCCTGGAGGAAGAGCGCCGCTTGATGTACGTGGCGGTCACCCGGGCGCGCAAGCGGCTCAGCCTGAGCTATGCCCAGAGCCGCATGCTGCACGGCCAGACCCGCTACGGGCTGCGCTCGCGCTTCGTCGACGAATTGCCGGAGGCGCTGCTGCAGATCCGCACGCCCAGACGCGGGACGTTCTTCGGCGCGGGGATGCAGGATCGGGCGCCATGGGGCCGCGAGACCTCCCAGGCCCGCCCGGCTGGCGCCGTGCGGGGACGGGGAGAGATCGCCGGTGGTCGCAGCGCACCGTTCGCCCGCCCGATGGGGGAAGCGGCGGGGATGAGCGGAAACGGGATGCCGCCGCGGTCGCCGCTGCAGGCGGGCGGGGCCGCGACGGCCGCCGCCGAGTCGCATGGCCTGCGCGTCGGCCAGGGCGTGCGCCACGCCAAGTTCGGCGAGGGCATCGTGGTCCGGCTGCAGGGAAACGGCACCGACGCGCGCGCCCAGATCAACTTCCGGTCGGTCGGAGTGAAGGAATTGCTGCTTTCGGTCGCCAAATTGCAGCCGGCCTGA
- a CDS encoding putative transmembrane protein, with amino-acid sequence MGLTPTIHTRKASDGIRWIRSGLRLFGRQPLSILTFVLMGMIVIWTISLLPLVGQAFALILMPAAWVGMLGVCRDVDRGKAPGPHCYTDPLREPFTRLHLIKIGVVSAIAAGLLTTGFAMLPSGTGKDAAEHLTHAQTAWVLGSLVIWVPLQMAIWFAPPLVAWHGMTAGKAMFFSFFTCWRNRWPMLVYFLSLIALATLLVLALGAMVDAFSVGETTVGMVLAPLSMVVGAATQTCAYAMYRDIVE; translated from the coding sequence GTGGGTCTGACGCCGACCATCCACACGCGCAAGGCGTCCGACGGCATCCGGTGGATCCGCAGCGGTCTGCGGCTTTTCGGCCGCCAGCCGCTGTCGATCCTGACCTTCGTGCTGATGGGAATGATCGTCATCTGGACGATCAGCCTGCTGCCGCTCGTGGGGCAGGCATTCGCCCTCATCCTGATGCCGGCGGCATGGGTCGGCATGCTCGGCGTCTGCCGCGACGTCGACCGCGGCAAGGCGCCCGGGCCGCACTGCTACACGGATCCGCTGCGCGAGCCGTTCACGCGCCTGCATCTGATCAAGATCGGCGTGGTCTCGGCGATCGCCGCCGGTCTGCTCACCACCGGTTTTGCGATGCTCCCGTCCGGAACCGGAAAAGATGCAGCCGAACACCTGACCCACGCGCAGACGGCGTGGGTGCTGGGCAGCTTGGTGATCTGGGTGCCGCTGCAGATGGCGATCTGGTTCGCGCCTCCGCTCGTCGCCTGGCACGGCATGACCGCGGGCAAGGCGATGTTCTTCAGCTTCTTCACCTGCTGGCGCAACCGCTGGCCGATGCTCGTCTATTTCCTGTCGCTGATCGCGCTCGCCACCCTGCTCGTCCTCGCGCTGGGGGCGATGGTCGACGCCTTCAGTGTGGGGGAGACGACGGTCGGCATGGTGCTGGCGCCGCTGTCGATGGTGGTAGGCGCCGCAACCCAGACCTGCGCCTACGCGATGTACCGGGACATCGTCGAGTAG
- a CDS encoding homoserine kinase, with the protein MAVFTDLSREDMLALLDRYALGALQRFQGIASGIENSNFFLTTDAGKYVLTVFERLRAEDLPFYLGLMRHLARHDLPVPEPVATRDGELFTRTHGKPVAIVARLSGKAIEMPDAAHCARVGETLARMHLAARDYPQTHPDPRGLAWWQQTVPSLATHMPAAQFQRLAEEIRFQERIASEPGYARLPSGPIHADLFRDNVLFDDDRIGGVIDFYFAGNGPWLYDLAVTMNDWCVDLHDGRLAPDRAAALLAAYHRVRPLQADERPFWQPMLRAAALRFWISRLYDLHLPRPAAVLAPHDPARFERTLHARADAAPEALPWV; encoded by the coding sequence ATGGCCGTCTTCACCGACCTCTCGCGCGAGGACATGCTCGCGCTGCTCGACCGCTACGCGCTCGGCGCGCTGCAGCGCTTTCAGGGCATCGCCAGCGGCATCGAGAATTCGAACTTCTTTCTGACCACCGATGCCGGCAAGTACGTGCTGACGGTTTTCGAACGTCTGCGGGCCGAAGACCTGCCGTTCTATCTCGGCCTGATGCGGCACCTCGCCCGCCACGATCTGCCGGTGCCGGAACCGGTTGCCACCCGGGACGGGGAATTGTTCACGCGCACACATGGCAAGCCGGTGGCGATCGTCGCCCGCCTTTCGGGCAAGGCGATCGAAATGCCCGACGCGGCGCACTGTGCCCGGGTGGGGGAGACCCTTGCCCGCATGCACCTTGCGGCCCGGGACTACCCCCAGACCCATCCCGACCCGCGCGGACTGGCGTGGTGGCAGCAGACCGTGCCATCGCTGGCGACGCACATGCCGGCGGCGCAGTTCCAGCGCCTGGCCGAAGAGATCCGCTTCCAGGAGCGCATCGCCTCGGAGCCCGGCTACGCCCGGTTGCCGTCGGGACCGATCCACGCCGACCTGTTTCGCGACAACGTGCTGTTCGACGACGACCGGATCGGCGGCGTGATCGATTTCTACTTTGCCGGCAACGGACCATGGCTCTACGACCTGGCCGTCACCATGAACGACTGGTGCGTCGACCTGCACGACGGGCGGCTGGCTCCGGACCGGGCCGCGGCGCTGCTCGCCGCATACCATCGCGTGCGCCCGCTGCAGGCGGACGAACGTCCGTTCTGGCAGCCGATGCTGCGCGCGGCGGCGCTGCGGTTCTGGATTTCGCGCCTGTACGACCTGCACCTGCCGCGTCCGGCCGCCGTCCTGGCGCCGCACGACCCGGCGCGGTTCGAGCGCACCCTCCACGCCCGTGCCGATGCGGCGCCGGAGGCCCTGCCGTGGGTCTGA
- a CDS encoding DNA polymerase I, with amino-acid sequence MKTLLLVDGSGYLYRAYHALPDLRTARGEPTGALRGFLSMLRSLREIVPGEYCACVFDAKGPTFRDAMFPDYKAHRPPMPEDLAAQVPLIRDAAAALGWTVLQVEGVEADDVIGTLARRAAESGLRAVIATGDKDLAQLVDDSIGLIDTMRREGGPPRRMDRAGVIERFGVPPERIVDYLALVGDAVDNVPGVEKVGPKTAVKWLQQYGSLDGVIAHADAIAGAVGVNLRKALDWLPTARVLVTVRTDVDLGGAVPDLEMLALRTPDRDALRRIYERCEFRSWLRELAPDGAGDSSASRTADPDGAVSTPTAAGDRTYECVCTEEQLGRWLAAIERAELTSIDTETTSLDPMRAELVGISLAVRAGEACYIPLGHRGMASEAPRQLDRDRVLARLRPWLENADHAKLGQHVKYDSHVFANAGLQMAGIRHDTLLQSYVLEAHRSHDMDSLAARHLGRKTISYEEVCGKGAKQIGFDQVPIDRATEYAAEDADVTLALHHALWPRIEADADLRRIYETIEIPVSRVLFRMERTGVLIDPQRLQEQSREIGLRIAALEAEAFVLAGGTFNPASTRQVGEVLFDRLGLPVVKKTASGAPSTDEEVLEKLAQDYPLPKLLLTHRGLSKLRSTYCDKLPGMIHPRTGRVHTTYGQAIAVTGRLSSSDPNLQNIPVRTADGRRIRAAFVAPPGARILSADYSQIELRIMAHICGDPGLVGAFERGEDVHRRTASEVFGVAPDEVGDDQRRVAKVINFGLMYGMSAFGLASNLGIGRDAAQNYIDRYFQRYPGVAQYMEATRETARRQGYVQTVFGRRLWLPEIHGPSGPRRQAAERAAINAPMQGTAADLIKLAMIAVDEWLTREGMATRLVMQVHDELVFEVPEDEEARVRAAVPGLMTGVVRWQVPLEVEVGVGSNWDEAH; translated from the coding sequence GTGAAGACCCTGCTGTTGGTGGACGGCTCGGGGTACCTGTACCGCGCCTACCACGCCTTGCCCGACCTGCGTACCGCCCGGGGCGAACCGACCGGCGCGCTGCGGGGATTCCTGAGCATGCTGCGCAGCCTGCGCGAGATCGTGCCCGGCGAGTATTGCGCCTGCGTGTTCGACGCCAAGGGGCCGACGTTTCGCGACGCGATGTTCCCCGATTACAAGGCCCACCGGCCGCCGATGCCCGAGGACCTGGCGGCGCAGGTTCCGCTCATTCGCGATGCCGCGGCCGCGCTCGGCTGGACGGTGCTGCAGGTGGAAGGCGTCGAGGCCGATGACGTGATCGGGACGCTGGCGCGGCGGGCGGCGGAATCCGGGCTGCGCGCGGTGATCGCCACCGGCGACAAGGATCTGGCGCAGCTCGTCGACGATTCGATCGGCCTGATCGACACGATGCGCCGCGAAGGCGGTCCGCCCCGACGGATGGACCGGGCGGGGGTGATCGAACGATTCGGCGTGCCGCCGGAGCGCATCGTCGATTACCTGGCGCTGGTCGGCGATGCGGTCGACAACGTCCCGGGGGTGGAAAAGGTCGGTCCCAAGACGGCCGTCAAATGGTTGCAGCAGTATGGCTCGCTCGATGGCGTGATCGCTCATGCCGACGCCATCGCGGGCGCGGTCGGCGTCAATCTGCGCAAGGCGCTCGATTGGCTGCCGACGGCGCGGGTGCTGGTCACCGTGCGCACCGACGTCGATCTCGGCGGGGCGGTGCCGGACCTGGAGATGCTTGCCCTGCGTACTCCCGATCGGGATGCCCTGCGCCGGATCTACGAACGCTGCGAGTTCCGGAGCTGGCTGCGCGAACTGGCGCCGGACGGTGCCGGCGATTCGTCGGCGTCGCGCACCGCGGATCCGGACGGCGCCGTCTCCACCCCGACTGCGGCGGGCGATCGGACCTACGAGTGCGTCTGCACCGAGGAACAGCTCGGGCGCTGGCTCGCTGCCATCGAGCGGGCGGAGCTGACCAGCATTGATACCGAAACGACCTCGCTCGATCCGATGCGCGCCGAACTCGTCGGGATCTCGCTTGCGGTGCGCGCCGGCGAGGCCTGCTACATCCCGCTCGGTCATCGCGGCATGGCGTCGGAGGCGCCGCGGCAGCTCGACCGCGATCGGGTGCTGGCGCGGTTGCGTCCCTGGCTGGAAAACGCCGACCACGCCAAGCTGGGCCAGCATGTCAAGTACGACAGTCATGTGTTCGCCAATGCCGGACTGCAGATGGCGGGAATCCGCCACGATACGCTGCTGCAGTCGTACGTGCTGGAGGCGCACCGCTCCCACGACATGGATTCCCTCGCCGCGCGCCATCTCGGCCGTAAGACGATTTCGTACGAGGAGGTCTGCGGCAAGGGTGCCAAGCAGATCGGATTCGACCAGGTGCCGATCGACCGGGCGACCGAGTACGCCGCCGAGGACGCGGACGTCACGCTCGCATTGCACCATGCGCTGTGGCCCCGGATCGAGGCCGATGCGGACCTGCGGCGGATCTATGAAACGATCGAAATCCCCGTGTCCCGCGTCCTGTTTCGGATGGAGCGGACGGGCGTGCTGATCGATCCGCAGCGCCTGCAGGAGCAGAGCCGCGAAATCGGCCTGCGCATCGCCGCCCTCGAGGCCGAGGCGTTCGTCCTGGCCGGCGGGACGTTCAATCCGGCGTCGACCAGGCAGGTCGGCGAGGTGCTCTTCGACCGTCTGGGACTGCCGGTGGTGAAAAAGACGGCGAGCGGGGCGCCGAGCACCGATGAGGAAGTGCTCGAGAAACTGGCGCAGGACTATCCGCTGCCGAAGTTGCTGCTGACGCATCGTGGTCTGTCGAAACTGCGGTCGACCTACTGCGACAAGCTGCCGGGCATGATCCATCCGCGAACGGGCCGTGTGCATACGACGTACGGGCAGGCGATCGCGGTCACGGGGCGGTTGTCGTCCTCCGATCCGAACCTGCAGAACATTCCCGTACGGACCGCCGACGGGCGGCGCATCCGGGCCGCGTTCGTCGCCCCGCCGGGGGCGCGGATCCTGTCGGCCGACTACTCGCAGATCGAGTTGCGCATCATGGCCCACATCTGCGGCGATCCGGGCCTCGTTGGCGCGTTCGAGCGTGGCGAGGACGTGCATCGCCGCACGGCATCCGAGGTCTTCGGCGTTGCGCCGGACGAGGTCGGCGACGACCAGCGACGGGTGGCCAAGGTCATCAATTTCGGGTTGATGTACGGGATGAGCGCGTTCGGCCTCGCGTCCAACCTGGGAATCGGCAGGGACGCCGCGCAAAACTATATCGACCGGTACTTCCAGCGCTATCCCGGGGTCGCGCAGTACATGGAGGCCACGCGCGAGACGGCGCGCCGGCAGGGCTACGTCCAGACCGTGTTCGGCCGCCGGCTCTGGCTGCCGGAGATCCACGGACCGAGCGGCCCGCGGCGGCAGGCGGCCGAGCGCGCGGCGATCAACGCGCCGATGCAGGGGACGGCGGCCGATCTCATCAAGCTGGCGATGATCGCCGTCGACGAGTGGCTGACGCGGGAAGGGATGGCGACGCGCCTCGTGATGCAGGTGCATGACGAACTGGTGTTCGAGGTGCCCGAGGACGAAGAGGCCCGGGTGCGGGCCGCGGTTCCCGGGCTGATGACGGGCGTCGTGCGGTGGCAGGTGCCGCTGGAGGTGGAAGTGGGCGTGGGCAGCAACTGGGACGAGGCGCATTGA
- a CDS encoding zinc transporter, ZIP family has translation MGTFLLILGANMASTAVSLSLAAILGFRFLAGLVDRLVHMSIGLLLATGLTHLLPEAMARGIPPARLGWTLLLGILALFVLEKSTLIHHTHHHEGDVHHHEHGHDAKEAGRGAYPVLVGDAFHNFGDGVVIAAAFLVDVHAGLLTAMAVMAHEIPHEIGDFMILLNAGFSRRRAFGFMLLSGSAAVLGGAIGFFVLDRLQALMPYALVLAAASFVYIALSDLLPELMRRSSLRRTLPDVGLVLLGVVIAVAAASLDTN, from the coding sequence ATGGGCACCTTCCTGCTGATTCTCGGCGCCAACATGGCGTCGACGGCGGTGTCGCTTTCGCTGGCGGCGATCCTGGGTTTCCGCTTCCTCGCGGGCCTGGTCGACCGCCTGGTGCACATGTCGATCGGCCTACTCCTGGCGACCGGCCTGACGCATCTTCTGCCCGAGGCGATGGCGCGGGGCATCCCCCCGGCGCGCCTGGGCTGGACCCTCCTGCTGGGGATTCTGGCGCTCTTCGTCCTGGAAAAGTCGACCCTGATCCACCACACCCACCACCACGAGGGTGACGTCCACCACCACGAACACGGCCACGACGCGAAGGAGGCGGGGCGGGGCGCCTACCCCGTGCTCGTCGGCGATGCGTTCCACAATTTCGGCGACGGCGTCGTGATCGCGGCCGCGTTTCTGGTGGATGTGCATGCCGGCTTGTTGACGGCCATGGCGGTGATGGCGCATGAGATTCCCCATGAGATCGGCGATTTCATGATCCTGCTGAACGCCGGGTTTTCCCGGCGGCGGGCGTTCGGCTTCATGCTACTTTCGGGGTCGGCGGCGGTGCTCGGCGGCGCGATCGGCTTCTTCGTGCTGGACCGTCTGCAGGCGCTCATGCCCTACGCGCTGGTGTTGGCGGCGGCAAGCTTCGTGTACATCGCGCTATCCGACCTGCTGCCCGAGCTGATGCGCCGATCATCCTTACGGCGTACCCTGCCGGACGTCGGCCTGGTGCTCCTGGGTGTCGTGATCGCCGTCGCCGCGGCCAGCCTGGACACCAATTGA
- a CDS encoding exodeoxyribonuclease 7 small subunit has protein sequence MKKSASPKSPDELSFEQALDELDALVRKMESGELGLDESIAAYRRGTDLAKACQGRLNAAELEIRKLDGEALRALDPEELRGGET, from the coding sequence ATGAAAAAATCCGCATCCCCGAAATCGCCGGACGAATTGAGCTTCGAGCAGGCGCTCGACGAGCTCGACGCGCTGGTGCGGAAAATGGAGTCCGGAGAACTGGGGCTGGACGAATCCATCGCGGCATATCGCCGCGGCACGGATTTGGCGAAGGCATGTCAGGGCCGGTTGAACGCGGCCGAACTGGAGATTCGCAAGCTGGACGGTGAGGCGCTGCGGGCGCTGGATCCGGAAGAGCTGCGGGGTGGTGAAACGTGA
- a CDS encoding geranyltranstransferase codes for MPEFEAWVRACQDRFEALASARLPAADRTPRRLHEAMRYAVLGGGKRIRPLLAYASGIVTDADPAALDCVALALEYVHVYSLVHDDLPCMDDDVLRRGKPTVHVAFDEATAMLVGDALQAEAFRVLAEAPIAPAVRADLIRDLALAAGTDGMCGGQAIDLDAMRGQADFPLDAAGLERMHGMKTGALVRAAIVMGARAGGASETVLALLDRYAEAIGLAFQIVDDILDVESSSEELGKTAGKDAAQNKPTYVSVLGLDAARRHAAELRESANRALAALETEAGLPADRALRLRQLADLIVSRRR; via the coding sequence ATGCCGGAATTTGAAGCTTGGGTGCGTGCCTGTCAGGACCGATTCGAGGCGTTGGCCTCGGCTCGCCTGCCGGCCGCGGATCGGACGCCGCGACGCCTGCACGAGGCGATGCGCTATGCGGTGCTGGGCGGGGGCAAGCGCATCCGCCCGCTGCTGGCCTATGCCTCGGGCATCGTGACGGATGCCGATCCGGCGGCGCTGGACTGCGTTGCGCTGGCGCTGGAGTATGTGCACGTCTATTCGCTGGTGCACGACGATCTGCCGTGCATGGACGATGACGTCCTGCGGCGCGGCAAGCCGACCGTCCACGTGGCGTTCGACGAGGCGACGGCGATGCTCGTCGGCGATGCCTTGCAGGCCGAGGCGTTCCGGGTGCTGGCCGAGGCCCCGATTGCGCCGGCCGTGCGTGCCGACCTGATTCGCGACCTGGCCCTGGCGGCGGGAACCGATGGCATGTGCGGCGGCCAGGCGATCGACCTCGACGCGATGCGCGGACAGGCGGATTTCCCGCTCGACGCAGCGGGGCTCGAACGGATGCACGGCATGAAGACCGGCGCGCTGGTGCGCGCGGCGATCGTCATGGGCGCCCGCGCGGGCGGTGCGAGCGAGACGGTTCTGGCGCTGCTCGATCGCTATGCCGAGGCGATCGGCCTGGCGTTCCAGATCGTCGACGACATTCTCGATGTGGAGTCGAGTTCGGAAGAGCTGGGCAAGACGGCGGGCAAGGATGCCGCGCAGAACAAACCCACCTATGTGAGCGTGCTCGGACTCGACGCGGCGCGTCGACATGCCGCCGAGCTGCGTGAGTCGGCGAATCGTGCCCTGGCCGCCCTGGAAACCGAAGCCGGCCTGCCGGCGGATCGCGCGCTGCGGCTGCGACAGCTTGCCGATCTCATCGTCTCGCGGCGCCGATGA
- a CDS encoding 1-deoxy-D-xylulose-5-phosphate synthase: MNTTPSIPIMPTMQNPSSATTRSSSTGGLLAAIESPADLRRLDRFQLRSLADELREYLIHSVASTGGHLSSNLGTVELTIALHYVFNTPEDRIVWDVGHQTYAHKILTGRRDAMPTLRQAGGISGFPRRAESPYDAFGVGHSSTSISAALGMAVGARNRGETRHSIAVIGDGAMSGGMAFEALNNAGVTENVRLLVILNDNDMSISPAVGALNRHLARILSGNFYRAARSAGRQVLKHLPPVLELARKFEEHAKGMVAPGTLFEEFGFNYIGPIDGHDLDALVPTLQNLCDTTGPQFLHVVTRKGQGYSHAEADPILYHGPGKFDPAVGIVGKPAAPAKLTYTQVFGDWLCDMARADTRLVGITPAMREGSGMVRFEREFPNRYFDVGIAEQHAVTFAAGLACEGMHPVVAIYSTFLQRAYDQLIHDVALQNLPVVFAIDRGGLVGADGATHHGAFDLSFLRCIPNMVVMTPSDENLCRRMLTTAFHHEGPAAVRYPRGAGIGAALDPGLDPVELGKGVPVRESTAPAGSRIAILAFGTLLHPALRAAEAIDASVADMRFVKPLDRDLLLRLADTHDALVTIEENVIQGGAGSACAEELDAAGRVVPLLRLGLPDVFIDHGDSAKLLAEAGLDAAGIEASIRRRFANLLQDLRRARQAGGMAG, encoded by the coding sequence ATGAATACCACTCCCAGCATTCCGATCATGCCGACGATGCAAAACCCGTCTTCCGCGACAACCCGGTCGTCGAGCACCGGGGGCCTGCTGGCGGCGATCGAATCGCCGGCCGACCTGCGCCGCCTGGATCGTTTCCAGCTGCGATCGCTCGCCGACGAATTGCGCGAATACCTGATCCACTCGGTCGCGAGCACCGGGGGGCACCTGAGTTCGAACCTGGGCACGGTCGAACTCACCATTGCGCTGCATTACGTGTTCAACACGCCCGAAGACCGCATCGTCTGGGACGTGGGGCACCAGACCTACGCGCACAAGATTCTCACCGGGCGCCGGGACGCGATGCCGACCTTGCGCCAGGCCGGCGGAATTTCCGGGTTTCCGCGGCGGGCGGAGTCGCCCTACGACGCATTCGGCGTCGGGCATTCCTCGACGTCGATCTCGGCCGCGCTGGGCATGGCGGTGGGTGCGCGCAACCGCGGCGAGACGCGGCACAGCATCGCCGTGATCGGCGATGGGGCGATGTCGGGCGGCATGGCGTTCGAAGCGCTCAACAACGCCGGCGTCACCGAGAACGTGCGGTTGCTCGTCATCCTCAACGACAACGACATGTCGATTTCGCCGGCGGTGGGCGCGCTCAATCGGCATCTGGCGCGCATTCTCAGCGGCAATTTCTATCGTGCCGCGCGCAGCGCCGGAAGGCAGGTGCTCAAACATCTGCCGCCGGTTCTCGAACTGGCGCGCAAGTTCGAGGAGCACGCCAAGGGCATGGTCGCCCCGGGTACCCTGTTCGAGGAATTCGGTTTCAACTACATCGGCCCGATCGATGGCCACGACCTCGATGCGCTGGTCCCGACCTTGCAGAATCTCTGCGACACGACCGGGCCCCAGTTCCTGCATGTGGTGACGCGCAAGGGGCAGGGCTACTCCCATGCCGAGGCCGACCCGATCCTCTATCACGGGCCGGGCAAGTTCGACCCCGCGGTGGGGATCGTCGGCAAGCCCGCGGCGCCGGCCAAACTCACCTATACCCAGGTGTTCGGCGACTGGCTGTGCGACATGGCGCGCGCCGACACGCGGCTCGTCGGCATCACGCCGGCGATGCGCGAGGGATCCGGCATGGTGCGCTTCGAGCGCGAGTTTCCCAACCGGTATTTCGACGTCGGTATCGCCGAACAGCACGCCGTGACATTTGCCGCCGGATTGGCCTGCGAAGGGATGCATCCGGTCGTCGCAATTTATTCGACGTTTCTGCAGCGCGCCTACGATCAACTGATTCACGACGTTGCGCTGCAGAACCTGCCGGTGGTGTTCGCGATCGACCGCGGCGGCCTCGTCGGCGCCGATGGCGCGACCCACCATGGCGCGTTCGACCTGTCGTTCCTGCGCTGCATTCCGAACATGGTGGTGATGACGCCGAGCGACGAGAATTTGTGCCGCCGCATGCTCACGACGGCATTCCATCACGAGGGACCGGCCGCGGTGCGCTATCCGCGCGGAGCCGGTATCGGCGCGGCGCTCGATCCCGGGCTCGATCCGGTCGAACTCGGCAAGGGCGTGCCGGTGCGCGAATCGACGGCTCCCGCCGGCAGCCGCATCGCGATCCTGGCCTTCGGCACCTTGCTCCACCCGGCCTTGCGTGCAGCCGAAGCCATCGATGCCAGCGTCGCGGACATGCGGTTCGTGAAACCGCTCGACCGCGATTTGCTGCTCCGTCTCGCCGACACCCACGATGCGCTGGTCACCATCGAGGAGAACGTCATCCAGGGCGGTGCCGGAAGCGCGTGCGCGGAGGAACTCGACGCCGCCGGGCGGGTCGTCCCCCTGCTGCGCCTGGGTCTGCCCGACGTCTTCATCGATCATGGCGATTCCGCCAAGCTGCTGGCCGAGGCCGGCCTCGATGCGGCGGGCATCGAAGCGTCGATTCGACGGCGCTTCGCCAATCTGTTGCAGGATCTGCGCCGGGCCCGGCAAGCGGGCGGCATGGCCGGATAG